The Fusarium oxysporum Fo47 chromosome II, complete sequence genome includes a region encoding these proteins:
- a CDS encoding heterokaryon incompatibility protein-domain-containing protein: protein MSAQLFSYKPLYACPNSICIRLLHLNPSQAVCNPLTGDLEEYPLGNEEVGMFEALSYTWGDPLVSQDIILGGKRFSIRQNLYDALRRLLSNAPRILWVDSICINQLDNTEKSAQIPLMGQIYSTARSVIIWLGKGLSPEKDNRLHQLFLWASPARTLHPWRKGRLAWSLPPLLKVLDIFNHDVMSITTSETIDITCEDIEAFLQLPWFSRRWIIQEAYNARDVTIHFGCHQLSWKDFSLALETLSTSHEEDCNSLQELSAYRLLIWRNISNFDSVLESIENFYGFAGMDDRDRIAAFLTLGWPHTSVGSDFLVNYAQSVEENYIRFAVHMINVGKGAEILLAASHGCRGTAEAQNHLPSWVPDWRIVKRPNITSRPYGDFNVHVTDEGCVEFVGRKTHEFSYDQPMAADDMHHNTIKPKSKIQWSKGDIICNLVSWNGFQDMNKLIMRRCRKSNRFEILGGAFNLAEVLETNWENYISNVENPVKQRFIVK, encoded by the coding sequence ATGTCCGCCCAACTTTTCTCTTACAAGCCTCTCTATGCATGCCCAAACTCTATATGTATTCGATTACTGCATCTAAATCCGTCTCAAGCCGTTTGTAACCCACTTACGGGAGATCTCGAAGAATACCCACTTGGCAATGAAGAGGTTGGCATGTTCGAAGCACTGTCTTATACTTGGGGAGACCCTCTCGTGTCTCAAGATATAATTCTAGGAGGAAAGAGGTTTTCGATTCGCCAAAACCTCTATGATGCCCTTCGTCGTCTTCTCTCTAATGCACCGAGGATTCTCTGGGTAGATTCGATCTGCATTAATCAATTGGATAATACAGAAAAGTCGGCACAGATCCCATTGATGGGTCAAATATATTCAACCGCCCGATCTGTGATTATATGGTTGGGTAAAGGTTTATCTCCAGAAAAGGATAATAGACTCCACCAGCTATTCCTATGGGCCTCTCCAGCTCGAACTTTACATCCATGGCGGAAGGGTCGCCTCGCGTGGAGCCTACCGCCTTTATTAAAAGTCTTAGATATCTTCAACCACGATGTTATGTCGATAACTACGTCAGAGACAATTGACATTACCTGTGAGGACATCGAAGCCTTCCTTCAGCTGCCATGGTTTTCTCGACGTTGGATCATCCAAGAAGCGTATAACGCCAGAGACGTCACAATTCACTTTGGTTGTCACCAGTTAAGTTGGAAGGACTTCTCACTTGCTTTAGAGACGCTATCAACCTCTCACGAGGAAGATTGTAATTCGCTGCAGGAATTATCGGCATACCGACTACTTATATGGCGAAACATCTCGAATTTTGATTCAGTGTTAGAAAGCATTGAGAACTTTTATGGCTTCGCTGGCATGGATGACCGAGACCGAATAGCGGCGTTTTTGACACTAGGGTGGCCGCATACATCTGTCGGCTCTGATTTTCTTGTAAACTACGCACAATCTGTCGAAGAGAACTACATTCGATTCGCTGTCCATATGATCAATGTCGGAAAAGGTGCCGAGATTCTCCTTGCAGCAAGCCATGGTTGCAGAGGAACGGCAGAGGCTCAGAATCACCTACCCTCGTGGGTCCCAGATTGGCGGATCGTTAAGCGGCCTAATATTACATCTAGACCTTATGGCGATTTCAACGTACACGTTACCGACGAGGGCTGTGTAGAATTTGTGGGTCGAAAAACACATGAATTCTCTTATGATCAGCCAATGGCCGCGGATGACATGCATCATAATACTATTAAACCAAAGTCAAAGATACAATGGTCAAAAGGCGATATTATCTGCAACTTGGTGTCATGGAATGGTTTTCAAGATATGAACAAGCTGATTATGCGGCGTTGTCGCAAATCAAATCGTTTTGAAATACTCGGCGGCGCGTTTAACCTTGCTGAAGTACTAGAGACCAATTGGGAGAACTATATATCTAATGTAGAGAATCCCGTTAAGCAAAGATTTATTGTTAAATAA
- a CDS encoding NADH dehydrogenase 1 beta subcomplex subunit 9, with amino-acid sequence MSTRRAALSLYRRSLKLALDWAVHRHLWRGQAMYIRSLFEANRNVTDPRHQRALLTETEKLLESWKHPDPYTPPTAPGGSKYERNLPSPVLDPPPHPVNRH; translated from the exons ATGTCGACGCGACGAGCTGCCTT ATCCCTCTACCGCCGCTCATTGAAGCTGGCGCTAGATTGGGCCGTCCATCGACACCTGTGGCGTGGCCAGGCTATGTATATTCGCTCACTATTCGAGGCCAACCGCAATGTCACCGATCCCCGGCATCAAAGG GCTCTATTgaccgagaccgagaagcTGCTAGAGAGCTGGAAGCACCCTGACCCTTATACTCCCCCGACAGCCCCCGGAG GTTCCAAGTACGAGCGAAACCTCCCGTCGCCTGTTCTCGACC CTCCCCCACACCCTGTCAACCGACACTAA